In Cucurbita pepo subsp. pepo cultivar mu-cu-16 chromosome LG04, ASM280686v2, whole genome shotgun sequence, the following are encoded in one genomic region:
- the LOC111792835 gene encoding homeobox-leucine zipper protein HDG2-like codes for MPAGMMIPARNAPSMIGRNGNVGVFGSPASLVLGQANMMEGAQLHALDMPQSGLPDSDYGMMKEAEDFDSATKSSSENHEVGSGDDQDHRQRSKKKRYHRHTQHQIQQMEAFFKECPHPDDKQRKELSRDLGLEPLQVKFWFQNKRTQMKTHHERHENTHLRTQNEKLRADNMRYREALSNATCPNCGGPTAIGEMSFDEHHLRLENARLREEIDRISAIAAKYVGKPVSSFPLLSPSIPTHPLELGMGSYGADMYGAADLLRTITTPSEADKPMIIELAVAAMEELIRMAQMGEPLWMTALDGSTTLLNPDEYVRTFPRGIGPKPAGFSTEASRATAVVVMNHISLVEMLMDVNQWSAVFTGIVSRATTLEILSTGVAGNYDGALQVMASELQVPSPLVPTRESYFVRYCKQHGEGTWAVVDVSLDNLRPAPALRCRRRPSGCLILEMPQGYSKVTWVEHVEVDDRGIHSLYNQFVRSGHAFGAKRWIATLDRQCERLASAMLTSIPNGDAGVIMNQEGRKSMLKLAERMVMSFCGGVSASTAHTWTTLSGTGADDVRVMTRKSIDDPGRPPGIVLSAATSFWLPVPPKRVFDFLRDENSRNEWDILSNGGVVQEMAHIANGRDTGNSVSLLRVNSPNSSQSNMLILQENITDQTAAFVIYAPVDIVAINVVLNGGDPDYVALLPSGFAILPDGTAASNDGANSIMEHGSGGSLLTVAFQILVDSIPTAKLSLGSVATVNNLIACTVERIRASLSCENP; via the exons atgCCAGCCGGAATGATGATTCCAGCCAGAAATGCGCCGTCGATGATCGGAAGAAATGGGAATGTCGGTGTTTTTGGCTCTCCGGCGAGCCTTGTTCTTGGTCAG GCAAATATGATGGAAGGGGCGCAGCTACATGCATTAGACATGCCACAAAGCGGTTTGCCAGACAGCGATTATGGGATGATGAAAGAAGCAGAGGACTTCGACAGTGCCACTAAATCAAGCAGCGAGAACCACGAGGTTGGTTCTGGTGACGACCAAGACCACCGTCAACGCTCCAAGAAGAAGCGTTACCACCGCCACACTCAGCACCAGATCCAACAAATGGAAGC ATTCTTTAAGGAGTGTCCTCACCCAGATGACAAGCAAAGGAAGGAGCTGAGTAGGGATTTGGGTTTAGAGCCATTGCAAGTCAAATTTTGGTTCCAAAACAAGCGAACTCAGATGAAG ACTCATCACGAGCGACATGAGAACACTCACCTCCGAACACAAAATGAAAAGCTTAGAGCCGATAATATGAGGTATCGAGAAGCGCTCAGTAACGCGACGTGCCCCAATTGTGGAGGCCCGACCGCCATTGGAGAAATGTCGTTTGATGAACATCATCTCAGGCTCGAAAATGCCCGCTTAAGAGAAGAG ATCGATCGCATTTCAGCCATAGCAGCAAAGTACGTAGGAAAGCCAGTTTCAAGCTTCCCTCTTCTTTCCCCATCAATTCCCACACATCCTCTAGAGCTCGGAATGGGCAGCTATGGAGCCGACATGTACGGGGCGGCGGACCTTTTGAGGACGATAACCACGCCATCGGAGGCCGACAAGCCGATGATCATCGAGCTGGCGGTTGCAGCCATGGAGGAACTAATTCGAATGGCTCAAATGGGCGAGCCCTTGTGGATGACAGCCCTTGATGGCTCAACCACACTGCTTAACCCAGATGAATATGTCCGAACCTTCCCTAGAGGAATCGGACCCAAACCCGCTGGGTTTAGCACCGAAGCGTCTCGAGCCACCGCCGTCGTCGTCATGAACCATATCAGCCTCGTGGAGATGCTCATGGACGTG AATCAGTGGTCGGCCGTTTTCACTGGGATTGTCTCGAGGGCTACGACATTGGAGATTCTGTCCACCGGCGTTGCCGGTAACTACGACGGTGCATTACAAGTG ATGGCGTCGGAATTGCAAGTGCCATCGCCGCTCGTTCCGACTCGGGAGAGCTATTTTGTGAGGTACTGTAAGCAACATGGCGAGGGAACATGGGCTGTCGTGGACGTGTCGTTGGATAATTTACGCCCTGCTCCGGCTCTTCGATGTAGAAGAAGGCCTTCCGGCTGTTTGATCCTAGAAATGCCTCAGGGCTATTCTAAG GTTACGTGGGTCGAGCATGTTGAGGTGGATGATCGAGGGATCCATAGTTTGTACAATCAGTTTGTTAGATCTGGTCACGCCTTCGGTGCAAAGCGTTGGATCGCCACGTTGGATCGTCAGTGTGAACGTCTTGCTAGTGCCATGTTGACGAGTATTCCGAACGGTGATGCGGGTG TGATAATGAAtcaagaaggaagaaagagcaTGCTGAAGCTAGCAGAGAGAATGGTGATGAGCTTTTGCGGCGGAGTGAGCGCGTCGACCGCGCACACGTGGACAACACTGTCAGGAACGGGAGCCGATGATGTCAGAGTCATGACTCGTAAGAGCATAGACGATCCCGGCAGGCCACCTGGCATTGTCCTCAGCGCCGCCACATCCTTTTGGCTGCCTGTTCCTCCTAAGAGAGTCTTCGACTTTCTCAGAGATGAAAATTCTCGTAACGAG TGGGATATTCTATCAAACGGTGGAGTTGTGCAAGAAATGGCCCACATTGCCAATGGCCGTGACACGGGCAACTCGGTCTCATTGTTACGAGTAAAT AGTCCAAATTCAAGTCAAAGCAACATGTTGATATTACAAGAGAACATCACGGATCAAACCGCCGCGTTTGTGATCTACGCTCCGGTAGACATTGTGGCCATCAACGTGGTACTAAACGGTGGCGATCCCGATTACGTCGCCCTTCTCCCCTCTGGATTTGCCATTCTTCCCGACGGAACCGCCGCGTCGAACGACGGGGCTAACAGCATCATGGAACATGGCTCAGGCGGGTCGCTGTTAACCGTTGCATTTCAGATCTTGGTCGACTCGATTCCGACGGCTAAACTATCACTTGGGTCGGTAGCGACGGTTAACAACCTGATTGCTTGTACTGTGGAGAGGATTAGAGCCTCTCTTTCGTGTGAGAATCCATGA
- the LOC111792839 gene encoding protein translation factor SUI1 homolog — translation MSEFNVQIPSAFDPFADANAEDSGAGSKEYVHVRIQQRNGRKSLTTVQGLKKEFSYNKILKDLKKEFCCNGTVVQDPELGQVIQLQGDQRKNVSTFLVQAGIVKKENIKIHGF, via the exons ATGTCTGAATTCAACGTGCAGATTCCATCTGCTTTTG ACCCATTTGCTGATGCAAATGCTGAGGACTCAGGAGCTGGGTCAAAAGAGTATGTTCACGTGCGCATTCAGCAACGCAACGGGAGAAAAAGCCTGACAACTGTCCAAGGATTGAAGAAGGAGTTTAGTTATAACAAGATACTCAAGGATCTGAAGAAGGAATTTTGCTGTAATGGCACAGTTGTGCAAGATCCTGAGCTAGGCCAG GTTATACAACTTCAGGGAGACCAAAGAAAGAATGTGTCTACCTTCCTTGTGCAG GCTGGCATTGTGAAGAAGGAGAACATCAAGATTCACGGTTTCTAA
- the LOC111792840 gene encoding protein translation factor SUI1 homolog, which translates to MSEFNVQIPSAFDPFADANAEDSGAGAKEYVHVRIQQRNGRKSLTTVQGLKKEFSYNKILKDLKKEFCCNGTVVQDPELGQVIQLQGDQRKNVSTFLVQAGIVKKENIKIHGF; encoded by the exons ATGTCTGAATTCAACGTGCAGATTCCATCTGCTTTTG ACCCATTTGCTGATGCAAATGCTGAGGACTCAGGAGCCGGGGCAAAAGAGTATGTTCATGTGCGCATACAGCAACGTAACGGGAGAAAAAGTCTGACAACTGTTCAAGGATTGAAGAAGGAGTTTAGTTATAACAAAATACTTAAGGACCTGAAGAAGGAATTTTGCTGTAATGGCACAGTTGTGCAAGATCCTGAGCTAGGCCAG GTTATACAACTTCAGGGAGACCAAAGAAAGAATGTGTCTACCTTCCTTGTGCAG GCTGGGATTGtgaagaaggaaaatataaagattcACGGTTTCTAA